In Streptomyces sp. NBC_01717, one DNA window encodes the following:
- a CDS encoding SDR family NAD(P)-dependent oxidoreductase, with translation MTTPQHKIGSGFGARSTADDVLSGIDLSGSTAIVTGGYSGLGLETTRALAGAGARVVVPARRRTAAQEAVEGIEGVETDDLDLSDLESVRGFAERFLASGRKVDIVINNAGVMACPETRVGPGWEAQFATNHLGHYALINHLWPAIAPGGARVVAVSSGAHGITGVRWDDVQFERGYDRWQAYGQAKTANVLFAVQLDALGRDAGVRAFALHPGSILTPLQRHLAKAEMVDAGWIDESGNPTDPTFKTAGQGAATQVWAATSPQLAGMGGVYCEDCDIAELAGDGSESGVQAHATDPEQAARLWALSADLTGVDAFAATT, from the coding sequence ATGACGACACCTCAGCACAAGATCGGATCGGGCTTCGGTGCCCGGAGCACCGCGGACGACGTCCTGAGCGGGATCGACCTGTCCGGCAGCACCGCGATCGTCACCGGTGGCTACTCGGGACTTGGTCTGGAGACGACCCGCGCTCTGGCGGGTGCCGGAGCCCGCGTCGTGGTCCCCGCCCGGCGACGGACGGCCGCTCAGGAGGCGGTCGAGGGCATCGAGGGTGTCGAGACCGACGACCTCGACTTGTCCGACCTCGAAAGCGTCCGCGGTTTCGCCGAGCGGTTCCTGGCCTCGGGTCGCAAGGTCGACATCGTGATCAACAACGCTGGGGTCATGGCCTGCCCCGAGACGCGGGTCGGCCCGGGGTGGGAGGCGCAGTTTGCCACCAACCACCTCGGTCACTATGCGCTGATCAACCATCTCTGGCCGGCGATCGCTCCCGGTGGCGCGCGCGTGGTCGCCGTGTCCTCCGGCGCCCACGGCATCACCGGAGTGCGCTGGGACGATGTGCAGTTCGAGCGTGGCTACGACAGATGGCAGGCGTACGGGCAGGCGAAGACGGCGAACGTGCTGTTCGCCGTGCAGCTCGATGCGCTCGGCCGCGACGCCGGAGTCAGAGCGTTCGCGCTGCATCCGGGCAGCATCCTCACCCCGCTGCAGCGCCACCTCGCGAAGGCGGAGATGGTCGACGCGGGCTGGATCGACGAGAGCGGCAACCCGACCGATCCCACCTTCAAGACGGCCGGGCAGGGCGCGGCGACGCAGGTATGGGCGGCGACCTCCCCCCAGCTGGCGGGCATGGGCGGCGTCTACTGCGAGGACTGCGACATAGCCGAGCTGGCCGGGGACGGCTCGGAAAGCGGCGTGCAGGCACACGCGACCGACCCCGAGCAGGCTGCGCGCCTGTGGGCGCTGTCGGCCGACCTCACGGGCGTCGACGCTTTCGCGGCGACAACCTAG
- a CDS encoding alpha/beta fold hydrolase, which translates to MTTFLLAPGLFMGGWAWEAVAAELTGQGHRALPVTLPGMADRAGEDPAGIGLGEHTDAVAALLDAEGPGIVLVAHSYGIFPALAAADRRPGQVARVVFVDTGFPEPGESVVAQMPQLGLLDRAFGGVVPVPEEIPAVHAVPPAELERYHRLVTPHPVRAVTEPIELTGAWLKLPTTGVFCLANGLSLEFARTLHGTGLPRFAKLAEPGVTFFELATGHYPMLSTPVELADVLVRAAAGEGLGLYEG; encoded by the coding sequence ATGACGACGTTTCTGCTGGCCCCGGGGCTTTTCATGGGTGGCTGGGCCTGGGAGGCGGTGGCCGCCGAGCTGACCGGGCAAGGGCACCGGGCGCTTCCGGTCACCTTGCCCGGCATGGCCGATCGGGCGGGGGAGGACCCCGCCGGCATCGGGCTGGGTGAGCACACCGATGCCGTGGCGGCGCTGCTCGACGCGGAGGGCCCGGGGATTGTGCTGGTGGCGCACAGCTACGGCATCTTCCCGGCCCTCGCGGCGGCCGACCGGCGCCCCGGACAGGTCGCCCGGGTGGTGTTCGTGGACACCGGCTTCCCGGAGCCGGGTGAGTCGGTGGTGGCGCAGATGCCGCAGCTCGGCCTGCTGGACCGCGCCTTCGGCGGCGTCGTCCCGGTGCCAGAGGAGATCCCGGCGGTGCACGCCGTCCCGCCGGCGGAGCTGGAGCGCTACCACCGCCTGGTCACCCCGCACCCGGTCCGGGCCGTCACCGAGCCGATCGAGCTGACCGGCGCCTGGCTCAAGCTCCCGACCACCGGGGTGTTCTGCCTCGCGAACGGCCTCAGCCTGGAGTTCGCCCGCACCCTGCACGGCACCGGCCTGCCGCGGTTCGCCAAGCTCGCCGAGCCCGGAGTCACGTTCTTCGAACTGGCCACCGGGCACTATCCGATGCTCTCCACCCCGGTGGAGCTGGCCGACGTCCTGGTGCGCGCGGCGGCCGGCGAGGGCCTCGGCCTGTACGAGGGCTGA
- a CDS encoding nucleotidyl transferase AbiEii/AbiGii toxin family protein — MTSSAGDASWTRLWAGSPHIPHAPLDDATRRHADLPATLLPAPVGMHHPAIFEPALKQFANAYRAGEPHFEDAATGRAWHRARRTVLDMVLAAVADGPWARHLVLRGSVLMATWFGDAARDPGDLDFLVVPQDWAMDGPRTAGLFDTIARDAAAAARGAVRIDAAAMVTENIWTYDRVPGRRMLLPWTAAGLPGGTVQLDVVFNETLPAPAELTGIRPLGDGPGCRVPAVSPALSLAWKLLWLVTDAYPQGKDLYDAVLLAEHTPPSYELVRDAFVLSGAEGVRPAGAWWLDELDVETGWRHFTAEHPWVTEDAASCRERLARTLGPLLEAAERPGEDGYSRWARWLRPLVDSTRAMAADHPETALGHLCAGGRDGLTAAIVIVREIVGRERLRPEDALAAVLTDGNSWRYWRENPDACRRALDELR; from the coding sequence ATGACCTCCTCCGCCGGCGACGCCTCCTGGACGAGGCTGTGGGCCGGCTCCCCGCACATCCCGCACGCGCCCCTCGACGACGCGACACGGCGGCACGCGGATCTCCCCGCAACGCTGCTTCCGGCCCCCGTCGGCATGCATCACCCGGCGATCTTCGAACCTGCCTTGAAACAGTTCGCCAACGCCTACCGGGCCGGGGAACCACACTTCGAGGATGCTGCGACGGGCCGGGCCTGGCACCGGGCGCGGCGGACCGTACTCGATATGGTGCTCGCGGCTGTCGCGGACGGTCCCTGGGCCCGCCATCTGGTGCTGCGCGGCAGCGTGTTGATGGCCACCTGGTTCGGTGATGCGGCCCGCGATCCGGGCGACCTGGACTTCCTCGTCGTACCTCAGGACTGGGCCATGGACGGACCCCGGACCGCGGGTCTGTTCGACACGATCGCCCGGGACGCCGCGGCAGCCGCGCGCGGCGCCGTCCGGATCGACGCGGCCGCCATGGTGACCGAGAACATCTGGACGTACGACCGGGTTCCGGGCCGCCGCATGCTGCTGCCGTGGACTGCGGCGGGACTTCCCGGTGGCACCGTACAGCTGGATGTGGTGTTCAACGAGACCCTGCCGGCCCCGGCCGAACTCACCGGGATCCGGCCACTGGGTGACGGTCCCGGCTGCCGGGTACCGGCCGTCTCCCCCGCTCTGTCGCTGGCCTGGAAGCTGCTGTGGCTGGTCACCGACGCCTATCCGCAGGGCAAGGACCTGTACGACGCGGTCCTGTTGGCGGAACACACACCGCCGTCCTACGAACTGGTACGGGACGCCTTCGTACTCAGTGGTGCGGAGGGGGTGAGGCCGGCCGGTGCCTGGTGGCTCGACGAGCTGGACGTGGAGACCGGTTGGCGCCACTTCACAGCCGAACACCCCTGGGTCACGGAGGATGCGGCAAGCTGTCGGGAGCGCCTCGCCCGCACCCTCGGACCTCTGCTGGAGGCGGCGGAACGACCGGGAGAGGACGGCTACAGCCGGTGGGCCAGGTGGCTGCGGCCGCTGGTGGATTCCACCCGTGCCATGGCCGCCGACCACCCTGAGACCGCCCTCGGGCATCTCTGCGCAGGCGGCAGGGACGGACTGACGGCTGCGATCGTGATCGTCCGCGAGATCGTGGGACGTGAGCGGCTCCGCCCGGAGGACGCACTCGCCGCTGTCCTGACGGACGGGAACAGCTGGCGCTACTGGCGGGAGAACCCGGACGCCTGCCGCCGGGCCCTGGACGAGTTGCGATGA
- a CDS encoding sialidase family protein, with amino-acid sequence MARFSRRRRISVLGLAVVAVAGVVMLPSGADETDDKARVSKRGCTLSIPYRSGSGGYASYRIPAVVRTRAGALLAFAEGRVGGREDSGDIDVVVRRSRDGGCTWGPLQVVAAGRGDTRGNPAPVVDPRTGAIVLVTSYNSGEVTEEQILRGETADEESRRVFVQTSQDEGRSFSEPREITSAVKRANWRWYATGPGHAVALTRGEHAGRLVVPANHSAAPSARSGDTGQEAKYYGAHAIYSDDSGRSWHLGFVDDAYEGAVNANESTAAQLPDGRLYFSARNQRGTSPGNRLDAYSDDDGASLDRPYAVQPTLSDVPMVQGSVLQLTTEERGELLFSGPSVPSGRVAMALWSSADGGRSFRKVLTLSSRKAGYSDLVQLDDRTVGILYETGDNGPYEEIAFHGIPVRSLGANGARSSQ; translated from the coding sequence ATGGCTCGTTTTTCTCGTCGTCGAAGGATTTCCGTTCTTGGTTTGGCCGTGGTTGCGGTGGCGGGTGTAGTGATGTTGCCATCCGGGGCGGACGAGACGGACGACAAGGCCCGGGTTTCGAAACGAGGCTGCACGTTGTCGATTCCGTACCGCTCGGGTTCCGGTGGCTATGCCTCATACCGGATACCCGCCGTCGTCCGGACGCGCGCGGGTGCGCTGCTTGCGTTCGCCGAAGGCCGTGTCGGCGGGCGGGAAGACAGCGGTGACATCGACGTCGTGGTCAGGCGGTCTCGTGATGGGGGCTGCACCTGGGGGCCACTGCAGGTTGTCGCGGCAGGGCGGGGGGATACCCGGGGCAATCCGGCACCAGTGGTCGATCCCCGCACCGGCGCCATCGTGCTGGTCACCTCGTACAACAGTGGTGAGGTGACCGAGGAGCAGATCCTCAGAGGCGAGACGGCGGACGAGGAGAGCCGTCGGGTGTTCGTGCAGACGAGCCAGGACGAGGGGCGGTCGTTCTCGGAACCGCGTGAGATCACATCAGCGGTGAAGCGCGCGAACTGGCGGTGGTACGCGACGGGGCCGGGCCATGCGGTCGCGCTGACCCGCGGCGAGCATGCCGGCCGCCTGGTGGTGCCTGCGAACCATTCTGCTGCCCCCTCTGCCAGGTCCGGGGACACTGGGCAGGAGGCCAAGTACTACGGGGCGCATGCGATCTACAGCGACGATTCGGGCCGGTCCTGGCACCTTGGTTTTGTGGATGATGCGTACGAGGGTGCGGTGAATGCGAATGAATCCACTGCCGCGCAATTGCCCGACGGCCGCCTGTACTTCAGCGCGAGGAATCAGCGCGGGACAAGTCCTGGTAATCGTCTGGACGCCTATTCCGATGACGACGGTGCGTCGCTCGACCGGCCCTACGCGGTACAGCCAACCCTCAGCGACGTCCCGATGGTCCAAGGGAGTGTGCTGCAACTGACGACCGAAGAGCGAGGTGAGTTGCTGTTCTCCGGGCCTTCAGTGCCGTCCGGGCGAGTCGCCATGGCTCTCTGGAGCAGCGCGGACGGTGGGCGCTCATTCCGGAAGGTGCTGACCTTGTCGTCACGGAAGGCCGGGTACTCGGACCTGGTGCAGCTTGATGACAGGACAGTTGGGATTCTGTATGAGACCGGGGACAACGGCCCGTACGAAGAGATCGCATTCCATGGAATTCCGGTGAGGTCTCTGGGAGCAAACGGTGCGCGGAGCTCGCAATGA
- the chvE gene encoding multiple monosaccharide ABC transporter substrate-binding protein, protein MRTTRTRTAAVALTAVALSLSLAACGQSSAGGSKEEKGGGKGSTIGIAMPTKSSERWIADGRNMVAEFKKLGYKTDLQYGEDDVDQQVSQIENMITKGVDVLVVAAIDGRALSDVLRQAGEQNIKVISYDRLILGSPDVDYYASFDNEKVGELQAGYIVDKLGLKSGSGKGPFNIELFAGSPDDNNTRYFFQGAWKTLKPYIDKKQLVIRSKQTKLDQITTLRWDGGTAQKRMDDLLTSAYSSAEVDAVLSPYDGISIGIISALKSDGYGTKSKPYPVVTGQDAEVASVKSIIAGQQTQTVYKDTRALAKQAVQMADAVLHDKKPEVNDTTTYNNEKRVVPSFLLDPVSVDKTNYQAELVDSGYIKESDLR, encoded by the coding sequence ATGCGCACGACCCGCACACGTACTGCAGCAGTCGCCCTGACAGCTGTCGCGCTGTCCCTCTCACTTGCAGCCTGCGGGCAGAGCAGCGCCGGTGGCAGCAAGGAGGAGAAGGGGGGTGGCAAGGGTTCCACCATCGGCATCGCCATGCCGACGAAGTCGTCGGAGCGTTGGATAGCCGACGGCCGCAACATGGTCGCCGAGTTCAAGAAGCTCGGCTACAAGACCGATCTGCAGTACGGCGAGGACGACGTCGACCAGCAGGTCTCCCAGATCGAGAACATGATCACCAAGGGCGTGGACGTCCTGGTCGTTGCGGCGATCGACGGCCGCGCGCTGAGCGACGTCCTGCGGCAGGCGGGGGAGCAGAACATCAAGGTCATCTCCTACGACCGGCTCATCCTCGGCAGCCCGGACGTCGACTACTACGCCTCCTTCGACAACGAAAAGGTCGGCGAACTCCAGGCCGGTTACATCGTCGACAAGCTCGGCCTGAAGTCCGGCTCCGGGAAGGGGCCCTTCAACATCGAACTGTTCGCAGGATCGCCCGACGACAACAACACGCGCTACTTCTTCCAGGGCGCCTGGAAGACCCTCAAGCCGTACATCGACAAGAAGCAGCTCGTCATCCGCAGCAAGCAGACGAAGCTTGACCAGATCACCACCCTGCGCTGGGACGGCGGCACCGCGCAGAAGCGCATGGACGACCTGCTGACCAGCGCCTACTCGTCGGCCGAAGTGGACGCCGTGCTCTCCCCGTACGACGGCATCTCCATCGGCATCATCTCGGCGCTCAAATCGGACGGCTACGGCACCAAGTCGAAGCCCTACCCGGTCGTCACCGGCCAGGACGCCGAGGTCGCCTCCGTGAAGTCGATCATTGCGGGACAGCAGACCCAGACCGTGTACAAGGACACCCGGGCCCTGGCCAAGCAGGCGGTCCAGATGGCCGACGCCGTACTCCACGACAAGAAGCCCGAGGTCAACGACACCACGACGTACAACAACGAGAAGCGCGTCGTGCCGTCCTTCCTCCTGGACCCGGTCAGTGTCGACAAGACCAACTACCAGGCGGAGCTGGTCGACTCGGGCTACATCAAGGAGAGCGACCTCCGATGA
- the mmsA gene encoding multiple monosaccharide ABC transporter ATP-binding protein, with protein sequence MTAPVLEMRSIVKTFPGVKALSDVSLTVAEGEVHALCGENGAGKSTLMKVLSGVHPHGSYEGEIRFRGERCAFKDIRASEARGIVIIHQELALVPYLSIAENIFLGNEHASHGFISWNETLRHAAALLERVGLREHPQTRVADIGVGKQQLVEIAKALAKKVELLILDEPTAALNDEDSAQLISLIKELKGQGISSIIISHKLGEIAAVADSVTVIRDGRTVETLDVHAEATTEDRIIRGMVGRDLDHRFPERTRYEGDPGAHPALEIRDWTVHHPIDQHRKVVDHARVEARRGEIVGIAGLMGAGRTELAMSVFGRTYGHNISGKVFKDGQEIRTRTVPEAVRHGIAYVTEDRKQYGLNIIDTIGRNITLSALGKVARRGVVDEHEETRVAESYRKSMNIKAPTVFEQVGRLSGGNQQKVALSKWIFAGPDVLILDEPTRGIDVGAKYEIYTVIDRLAAEGRAVVLISSELPELLGMCDRIYTMSAGRITGEVPRAEATQEVLMRHMTSDKR encoded by the coding sequence ATGACCGCCCCAGTCCTCGAAATGCGGTCCATCGTCAAGACCTTCCCCGGCGTCAAGGCGCTCTCGGATGTCTCCCTGACCGTCGCGGAGGGCGAGGTACACGCCCTCTGCGGGGAGAACGGCGCCGGCAAGTCGACCCTGATGAAGGTCCTCAGCGGAGTGCACCCGCACGGAAGCTACGAGGGCGAGATCCGATTCCGCGGCGAGCGCTGTGCGTTCAAGGACATCCGTGCCAGTGAGGCACGCGGCATCGTGATCATTCACCAGGAACTCGCCCTGGTGCCGTACCTCTCCATCGCGGAGAACATCTTCCTCGGCAACGAACACGCCAGCCACGGCTTCATCAGCTGGAACGAGACACTGCGACACGCCGCCGCCCTCCTGGAACGCGTCGGGCTGCGTGAGCACCCGCAGACCAGGGTCGCGGACATCGGAGTCGGCAAACAGCAGCTCGTCGAGATCGCCAAGGCCCTCGCCAAGAAGGTCGAACTGCTGATCCTCGACGAACCGACCGCCGCACTCAACGACGAGGACAGCGCCCAGCTCATCAGCCTCATCAAGGAGCTGAAGGGTCAGGGGATCTCCTCGATCATCATCTCGCACAAGCTGGGGGAGATCGCGGCGGTCGCCGACTCGGTCACCGTCATCCGCGACGGCCGCACCGTCGAGACTCTCGACGTGCACGCCGAGGCGACCACCGAGGACCGCATCATCCGCGGCATGGTCGGACGCGACCTCGACCACCGCTTCCCCGAACGGACCAGGTACGAGGGTGATCCGGGCGCCCACCCTGCCCTGGAGATCCGCGACTGGACCGTGCACCACCCCATCGACCAGCACCGCAAGGTCGTCGACCACGCCCGGGTCGAGGCCCGGCGGGGCGAGATCGTCGGCATTGCCGGCCTGATGGGCGCGGGACGCACCGAACTGGCCATGAGCGTCTTCGGGCGCACCTACGGCCACAACATCAGCGGCAAGGTCTTCAAGGACGGACAAGAGATCCGTACCCGCACCGTCCCGGAGGCCGTGCGGCACGGCATCGCCTACGTCACCGAGGACCGCAAGCAGTACGGCCTCAACATCATCGACACCATCGGCCGCAACATCACCCTCAGCGCCCTGGGCAAGGTGGCGCGGCGCGGCGTCGTCGACGAGCACGAGGAGACCCGGGTCGCGGAGTCGTACCGCAAGTCCATGAACATCAAGGCCCCGACCGTCTTCGAGCAGGTCGGCCGGCTCTCCGGCGGCAACCAGCAGAAGGTCGCCCTCAGCAAGTGGATCTTCGCCGGACCCGACGTGCTGATCCTCGACGAACCGACCCGCGGCATCGATGTAGGCGCCAAGTACGAGATCTACACCGTCATCGACCGGCTCGCCGCAGAAGGCAGGGCAGTTGTGCTGATCTCCTCCGAACTGCCCGAACTCCTCGGCATGTGCGACCGCATCTACACCATGTCGGCCGGCCGGATCACCGGCGAAGTCCCGCGCGCGGAGGCCACCCAGGAGGTCCTGATGCGCCATATGACCAGCGACAAGAGGTAG
- a CDS encoding transposase, which yields MSGVITASEPSWIAPFTGLSPRSFGKLVTALRREGADPVRKGRPWSLPLEDRVLLVAAYWRTNLTMRQLAPLFGISKSAADRVIDHLGPSLALQPRKRFRKDAVLIVDGTLVPTRDHTIAAQSKNYRYSTNHQVVIDADTRLVVMVGRPLPGNRNDCKAWQESGAKAAVGKTMTIADGGYPGTGLVMPHRRRKGEELPDWKQAHNKSHKQVRARVEHVFARMKTWKILRDCRLKGDGVHHAMLGIARLHNLNLAG from the coding sequence GTGTCTGGTGTGATCACGGCGTCGGAGCCGTCCTGGATAGCCCCGTTCACCGGGCTGAGCCCGCGTTCCTTCGGCAAGCTGGTTACCGCGCTGCGCCGTGAAGGTGCAGATCCGGTCCGCAAGGGTCGCCCGTGGTCTCTTCCGCTGGAGGACCGGGTGCTGCTCGTGGCGGCCTACTGGCGCACGAACTTGACGATGCGCCAACTCGCTCCGCTCTTCGGTATCTCGAAGTCCGCGGCCGACCGCGTCATCGACCACCTCGGCCCGTCGCTCGCGCTCCAGCCACGCAAGCGGTTCCGCAAGGACGCCGTACTCATCGTGGACGGCACCCTGGTGCCTACCCGCGACCACACCATCGCCGCGCAGTCCAAGAACTACAGGTACTCCACCAACCACCAGGTCGTCATCGACGCCGACACCCGGCTCGTCGTGATGGTCGGCCGACCCCTGCCGGGCAACCGCAACGACTGCAAGGCGTGGCAGGAGTCCGGCGCGAAGGCTGCCGTCGGCAAGACGATGACGATCGCCGACGGCGGCTATCCGGGCACCGGGCTCGTGATGCCCCACCGCCGCCGCAAAGGCGAAGAACTACCCGACTGGAAACAGGCCCACAACAAGTCCCACAAGCAGGTCCGCGCCCGCGTCGAGCACGTCTTCGCCCGCATGAAGACCTGGAAGATCCTCCGCGACTGCCGCCTCAAAGGCGATGGCGTCCACCACGCCATGCTCGGCATCGCCCGCCTGCACAACCTCAACCTCGCCGGATAG
- the mmsB gene encoding multiple monosaccharide ABC transporter permease has protein sequence MSQAPTETPQRPTPATAAAPATTGTLLLDAARRNMRQYGMLIALGLIVVLFEIWTDGVLLKPNNVTNLVLQNSYILVLAIGMMIVIIAGHIDLSVGSLAAFVSAACAVMMVEQDVPWVLALVLALVVGAVAGAWQGFWIAYVGIPSFIVTLAGMLLFRGGTQILLGSRSLGPFPEGFQKISTGYLPEVGPHTNYHNLTLLMGLALLAFALIQEVRDRRRQQRYGLDVLPRNLFLAKCVAMGAAVLAFTMTLASYRGVPVVLLLLAVLLMGFGYVMRNAIVGRHVYALGGNRAAAKLSGVKDQRVTFLVFVNMGVLAALAGVVYAARLNAGVPQAGTNFELEAIAAAFIGGASMSGGVGTVFGAIIGGLVLGVLNNGMSLVGIGTDYQQVIKGFVLLAAVGFDVYNKRKAGS, from the coding sequence ATGTCCCAGGCCCCTACCGAGACCCCGCAGCGCCCGACGCCGGCCACAGCGGCAGCGCCCGCGACCACCGGCACCCTCCTCCTGGACGCGGCCCGCCGCAACATGCGCCAGTACGGGATGCTCATCGCCCTCGGACTGATCGTCGTGCTCTTCGAGATATGGACCGACGGCGTCCTTCTCAAGCCGAACAACGTCACCAATCTGGTGCTCCAGAACAGCTACATCCTCGTCCTGGCCATCGGCATGATGATCGTCATCATCGCCGGCCACATCGATCTGTCGGTCGGCTCGCTGGCCGCCTTCGTCTCCGCCGCCTGCGCCGTGATGATGGTCGAGCAGGATGTGCCATGGGTCCTCGCCCTGGTCCTCGCCCTCGTCGTCGGAGCGGTCGCCGGAGCCTGGCAGGGCTTCTGGATCGCGTACGTCGGAATCCCGTCGTTCATCGTCACGCTGGCCGGGATGCTGCTCTTCCGTGGCGGCACCCAGATCCTCCTCGGCAGCCGCTCGCTCGGCCCGTTCCCTGAAGGCTTCCAGAAGATATCCACCGGCTACCTCCCGGAGGTCGGTCCGCACACCAACTATCACAATCTCACCCTTCTCATGGGCCTCGCACTCCTGGCCTTCGCCCTGATCCAGGAGGTCCGTGACCGGCGGCGGCAACAGCGGTACGGACTCGACGTCCTGCCCAGGAATCTCTTCCTCGCCAAGTGCGTGGCCATGGGCGCGGCGGTCCTCGCCTTCACCATGACCCTGGCCAGCTACCGCGGCGTCCCGGTCGTCCTGCTCCTGCTCGCCGTACTGCTCATGGGCTTCGGCTACGTCATGCGCAACGCGATCGTCGGGCGCCATGTGTACGCGCTCGGTGGCAACCGGGCAGCAGCGAAGTTGTCCGGGGTGAAGGACCAGCGCGTCACGTTCCTGGTCTTCGTGAACATGGGGGTGCTCGCCGCCCTCGCCGGCGTCGTCTACGCGGCCCGCCTCAATGCAGGCGTCCCTCAGGCCGGTACCAACTTCGAACTGGAGGCCATCGCCGCCGCGTTCATCGGCGGCGCCTCGATGAGCGGCGGCGTCGGCACGGTGTTCGGCGCCATCATCGGCGGCCTGGTGCTCGGCGTACTCAACAACGGGATGTCGCTGGTGGGCATCGGCACCGACTACCAGCAGGTCATCAAGGGCTTTGTCCTGCTTGCCGCGGTCGGGTTCGACGTCTACAACAAGCGCAAAGCGGGCTCCTGA
- a CDS encoding glycoside hydrolase family 25 protein, whose protein sequence is MLHGVDVSSYQSSFDTDGLDFVFIKATEGRSYVNPHLASQVKRARDASCVVGFYHFLWPGNLTAQAEYFVSKAPEKAGDLLAVDWEMTGDGTRATNAEKDRFIREVKRLRPDHRVLLYCNRHFWLNYDTTSYAGDGLWIADYVTAGKPRIEATWRIHQYTDDPLDKDVAAFASRTAMRNWARP, encoded by the coding sequence ATGCTGCACGGCGTCGATGTCAGCTCGTATCAGTCGTCCTTCGACACGGATGGACTGGACTTCGTTTTCATCAAGGCCACCGAGGGCCGTTCGTACGTCAATCCGCATCTGGCCTCGCAGGTCAAGCGGGCGAGGGACGCCTCATGCGTGGTCGGCTTCTACCATTTCCTGTGGCCGGGCAATCTCACGGCGCAGGCGGAGTACTTCGTGAGCAAGGCTCCGGAGAAGGCCGGCGATCTGCTGGCCGTCGACTGGGAGATGACCGGCGACGGAACGCGCGCGACCAACGCGGAGAAGGACCGCTTCATCCGCGAGGTCAAGCGCCTCCGGCCGGACCACCGGGTTCTGCTCTACTGCAACCGGCACTTCTGGCTGAATTACGACACCACGTCGTACGCCGGTGACGGCCTGTGGATCGCCGACTACGTGACCGCGGGCAAACCACGTATCGAGGCGACCTGGCGTATCCACCAGTACACCGACGATCCGCTCGACAAGGACGTGGCCGCCTTCGCGTCGCGCACCGCGATGCGCAACTGGGCCCGGCCCTAG
- a CDS encoding HD domain-containing protein has product MGEKIAGVEIPDTRLAAEATALVREDEPPLLFDHSRRVYLFGMLQGIQRGLKPEPELLYVGAMFHDLGLTQSYRTAQQRFEIDGADEARRFLTEHGVGADDVRRVWTAIALHTTPGVPEFMEPEIALVTAGSETDVLGIGRDALDPASLEAVTDAHPRPDFKRRILVAFTDGFKDRPDTTFGTVNADVLAHFVPGFQRIDFVEVILNSFWPE; this is encoded by the coding sequence ATGGGCGAGAAGATCGCAGGCGTCGAAATCCCCGATACGCGGCTGGCGGCCGAGGCCACGGCGCTGGTCCGCGAAGATGAGCCGCCGCTGTTGTTCGACCACTCTCGCAGAGTCTACCTCTTCGGGATGCTGCAAGGGATACAGCGCGGCCTGAAGCCCGAACCGGAACTGCTCTACGTCGGAGCGATGTTCCACGACCTGGGTCTGACTCAGTCATACCGGACCGCTCAGCAGCGCTTCGAGATCGACGGTGCGGACGAGGCGCGTCGGTTCCTTACCGAGCATGGGGTCGGCGCTGACGATGTCCGCCGGGTTTGGACGGCGATCGCCCTGCACACAACGCCTGGTGTTCCGGAGTTCATGGAGCCCGAGATCGCGTTGGTCACCGCGGGCTCGGAGACTGATGTGCTCGGGATCGGCCGTGACGCCCTGGATCCCGCGTCACTCGAAGCCGTCACCGATGCGCACCCGCGACCCGACTTCAAGCGCCGGATTCTGGTGGCTTTCACTGACGGCTTCAAGGACCGGCCCGACACAACCTTCGGCACCGTGAATGCCGATGTGCTGGCCCACTTCGTGCCTGGCTTCCAGCGCATCGACTTCGTCGAGGTCATCCTGAACAGTTTCTGGCCCGAGTAA